In Lotus japonicus ecotype B-129 chromosome 5, LjGifu_v1.2, one genomic interval encodes:
- the LOC130719475 gene encoding uncharacterized protein LOC130719475, producing the protein MEQDPPSTFIRPCKRQDNLASSSRPLIPGPAGAVQAAMIHRRSTDDKPNISTQQFVRQVLQDGHDTDPDFQSNAWLSALQLNGSATPLGAITHHHERVDHVIGVIKSCNPNGFGDATVTLKDPTGTVGASIHHKVFTESVFAKDITVGSVLLLQKVAVFSPRKSNCYLNITLSNVVKVFSKDSAPPPGSFTNITED; encoded by the exons ATGGAACAAGATCCACCATCAACCTTCATCCGCCCTTGCAAACGCCAAGACAACCTTGCCtccagctctcgtcctctcattcccggCCCAGCTGGCGCCGTCCAGGCCGCCATGATTCACCGCAGATCCACCGACGACAAACCAAACATTTCAACCCAACAATTCGTTAGGCAAGTCCTCCAAGACGGCCACGACACCGATCCCGATTTCCAATCCAATGCTTGGCTTTCAGCCCTGCAATTAAACGGATCTGCCACTCCTCTGGGCGCAATCACTCACCATCATGAAAGAGTAGATCACGTCATCGGTGTTATCAAATCCTGCAATCCCAATGGGTTTGGAGATGCAACAGTTACACTCAAG GACCCTACGGGCACTGTTGGCGCTAGTATCCATCACAAGGTCTTCACTGAAAGCGTATTTGCGAAagacataactgttggatctgttctgcTTCTCCAAAAG GTCGCTGTGTTCTCTCCTAGAAAGTCTAATTGTTATCTGAATATAACCTTGTCCAATGTAGTCAAG GTATTTTCAAAGGACAGTGCACCTCCACCTGGAAGCTTCACAAACATAACAGAAGATTAA
- the LOC130720935 gene encoding uncharacterized protein LOC130720935 → MGYLIANRFRVVFISISLKSSYTYLPMRGGAPPLEHPVIAIGHVTNHFVQLKLVSGHPMPPIAPQWEYNVEEPESEWCKPYKERLDRFMAEHTVWIGPCVITNFDLTDITED, encoded by the exons ATGGGGTACCTTATTGCTAACCGGTTTCGGGTGGTTTTCATCTCCATCTCGTTAAAATCTAGTTACACTTACCTTCCGATGAGAGGAGGCGCCCCACCGTTAGAACATCCTGTCATAGCTATTGGTCATGTGACcaatcactttgtacag CTGAAGTTGGTGTctggacatcctatgccgccaattgctccCCAATGGGAATACAACGTTGAAGAACCCGAGTCCGAATGGTGTAAACCGTATAAAGAGCGTTTGGATAGATTTATGGCTGAACACActgtttggattggtccttgtgttattaccaactttgatttaacagacataacagaagattga